In a single window of the Petrotoga olearia DSM 13574 genome:
- a CDS encoding HDOD domain-containing protein: MNENDIKELTKKIKELPTPDFIVQRIIEIANDPEADIDDLHNMIVQSPALTAKILRLANSAYYALPRRVTKLTQAINLLGFKTVRNLALSIFTVENYFSEDIPFFNTQHFWVHLISTGVASELLARYLNFPDKEEAFMCGVLHDLSKVVMAHIMPDVFEMVIKVAQHEKISFFQAENLLSTYSHQQIGRKLFENWNMSDLVIETAAYHDNPLESSNEEARKLLYIVNVGNITTNLYFYGYSGCFGFPEVDLKVWSSLGLNYNKYSSYFEEFKDIIKKSPEFTNMKEVFDDLEVTSDGSV; encoded by the coding sequence ATGAATGAAAACGATATAAAAGAGCTTACCAAAAAAATTAAAGAATTACCTACGCCTGATTTTATTGTACAAAGAATTATAGAAATAGCCAACGATCCCGAGGCAGATATAGATGATTTGCATAATATGATCGTTCAATCCCCGGCTTTAACTGCCAAGATTTTGAGACTAGCTAATTCTGCCTATTATGCACTACCAAGGAGAGTAACAAAACTTACACAAGCAATAAATCTACTTGGTTTCAAAACGGTCAGAAATTTAGCTTTAAGTATTTTTACCGTCGAGAATTATTTTTCTGAAGATATACCTTTTTTCAATACTCAGCATTTTTGGGTCCACTTGATCTCAACCGGCGTAGCTTCAGAACTTTTGGCAAGATATCTTAATTTCCCAGATAAAGAAGAAGCTTTTATGTGTGGTGTTTTACATGATCTTAGTAAGGTAGTGATGGCACATATCATGCCAGATGTGTTTGAGATGGTTATCAAAGTTGCTCAACACGAAAAAATTTCTTTTTTTCAGGCGGAAAATTTGTTATCAACTTATTCACATCAACAAATCGGGAGGAAGCTTTTTGAAAACTGGAATATGTCAGACTTAGTAATAGAAACCGCTGCCTACCATGATAATCCTTTAGAGTCTAGTAACGAAGAAGCAAGAAAATTATTATATATTGTAAATGTTGGGAATATAACTACTAATTTGTATTTTTACGGTTATTCAGGATGCTTTGGTTTTCCCGAAGTTGATCTAAAGGTTTGGAGTTCCTTGGGATTAAATTATAATAAATATTCCAGTTATTTTGAAGAATTTAAGGATATAATTAAAAAGTCTCCTGAGTTTACTAATATGAAAGAAGTGTTCGATGATTTGGAGGTGACATCTGATGGCTCAGTATAG
- the rbfA gene encoding 30S ribosome-binding factor RbfA, whose translation MAQYRREMLESEMKKLITQGFSQLKDPRLKDKFIDINMVRLSKDKSYLDVYVSSLDEDLDTIINILNNAKGMFRTLIAKNIKMFKAPEIRFHKDKGIEASIRINKLIENIEKNEGGK comes from the coding sequence ATGGCTCAGTATAGAAGAGAAATGCTTGAGTCAGAAATGAAAAAATTAATTACCCAGGGTTTTTCTCAATTGAAGGATCCTAGATTAAAAGACAAATTTATTGATATAAATATGGTACGTCTATCAAAAGATAAATCCTATTTAGATGTATATGTTTCATCACTTGATGAAGATCTTGATACTATTATCAATATTCTAAACAATGCAAAGGGAATGTTCAGAACTCTTATAGCTAAAAATATTAAAATGTTCAAAGCTCCTGAGATAAGGTTCCATAAAGACAAAGGCATTGAAGCAAGTATAAGAATAAATAAATTAATAGAGAACATAGAGAAAAACGAGGGAGGTAAATGA
- the truB gene encoding tRNA pseudouridine(55) synthase TruB: MKSGFLVINKPKGITSHDVVSIIRKKFGIKKVGHAGTLDPFATGVLVVGINKATRLLEFFQNEKKTYYVKAELGIITDTFDIEGKIQERNEVSQQQISNLKNTCFSFVGEYLQVPPAYSAKKYNGKKLYEYAREGKIINLPPKKVNIYQIANFSQEGREFSFYVEVSSGTYIRSLIMDIGYALGCGAVTKELCRIKSGKFELKDSILLEEASLGKILKMDEALDLPYVKINNGQQAIKGQQIYKDNIIEFSNFNKNDYVKIYDEKQSFLGIGRAEKKSTFLKTLLKEEERNDRIVKIYKILYEVT, from the coding sequence ATGAAGAGTGGTTTTTTAGTAATCAACAAACCAAAGGGGATTACTTCTCATGACGTAGTCTCAATAATCAGAAAAAAGTTTGGGATTAAGAAGGTTGGCCATGCTGGTACTCTTGATCCCTTTGCTACTGGGGTGCTAGTAGTAGGAATAAATAAAGCCACTAGGTTATTAGAATTTTTTCAAAACGAAAAAAAGACGTATTATGTAAAAGCGGAATTGGGGATCATCACAGATACTTTTGATATAGAAGGAAAAATACAAGAAAGGAACGAAGTTAGTCAGCAACAAATCTCTAATTTGAAAAACACATGTTTTTCTTTTGTGGGGGAATATTTACAGGTCCCGCCGGCGTATTCGGCTAAAAAATATAATGGTAAAAAACTTTATGAATATGCGCGTGAAGGTAAAATAATCAATCTCCCTCCAAAAAAAGTAAATATATATCAGATTGCAAATTTCTCACAAGAAGGTCGAGAATTTAGTTTTTATGTAGAAGTCAGTTCTGGAACTTATATAAGATCTTTAATTATGGATATAGGATATGCTTTAGGATGTGGAGCTGTTACCAAGGAACTTTGCAGAATTAAAAGTGGTAAGTTCGAATTAAAAGATAGTATTCTGTTAGAAGAGGCATCATTGGGAAAAATCTTAAAAATGGATGAGGCTTTAGATCTACCTTACGTTAAGATTAATAACGGTCAACAAGCCATTAAAGGTCAGCAAATTTATAAAGATAATATTATTGAATTTTCTAATTTCAACAAAAATGATTACGTTAAAATATACGACGAAAAACAATCTTTTTTGGGAATAGGCAGAGCTGAGAAAAAATCGACGTTTTTAAAAACTCTTCTTAAAGAAGAGGAAAGAAACGATAGAATAGTAAAAATATATAAAATTCTTTACGAGGTGACATGA
- the ribF gene encoding riboflavin biosynthesis protein RibF, which produces MKLYALTIGIFDGVHKGHQYILKNTLQLANQLRFDPLVLMFRYPPEKYIGGFEGLILPSWRRKQICEDMGFKVEVKDLEEVWGLPHEQYLEELIKKDVKAIVCGEDFTFGKNALGNVEYLQAVSQSKGLVVKVLKDLKTSGKRVSSSAIKRELKLGDIKRANEMLGRPWTLEGTVYEDRHVGFKLGFPTANINVWEKEKILLPKFGVYIVKGYVKGRSGFLWGLMNIGLRPTFNEYRKTPKVEVYFLDFFGDLYGDYIVLEVIDFLRDEVKFENERELIAAMEKDEDQARKIIQNHYI; this is translated from the coding sequence ATGAAATTGTACGCGCTCACAATCGGAATATTTGATGGTGTACATAAAGGCCATCAGTATATACTAAAAAATACTCTTCAACTTGCAAATCAGTTAAGGTTTGACCCCTTGGTTTTGATGTTTAGATATCCTCCTGAAAAGTATATAGGTGGTTTTGAAGGGCTTATTCTACCTAGTTGGAGAAGAAAACAAATTTGTGAAGATATGGGATTTAAGGTTGAGGTAAAAGATCTTGAAGAAGTATGGGGATTACCTCATGAACAATATCTTGAGGAATTGATAAAAAAGGATGTAAAAGCAATTGTTTGTGGTGAAGATTTCACGTTTGGGAAAAATGCTTTAGGGAATGTGGAATATTTACAAGCAGTTAGTCAAAGCAAAGGGTTAGTGGTCAAAGTATTGAAAGATTTAAAAACTAGTGGAAAAAGAGTTAGTTCTTCAGCAATAAAAAGAGAGTTAAAATTAGGTGATATTAAGAGAGCAAATGAAATGCTTGGAAGACCCTGGACACTTGAAGGTACAGTTTATGAAGACAGGCATGTTGGGTTTAAGCTTGGATTTCCAACCGCAAATATTAACGTTTGGGAAAAAGAGAAAATCCTGTTGCCAAAATTTGGTGTTTACATTGTGAAAGGATATGTAAAGGGACGATCAGGTTTTTTGTGGGGCCTAATGAATATCGGTCTAAGACCAACTTTTAACGAATATAGAAAAACACCAAAAGTTGAAGTTTATTTTTTAGATTTTTTTGGTGATCTATATGGCGATTATATCGTTTTAGAGGTAATTGATTTTTTACGGGATGAAGTAAAATTTGAAAACGAAAGAGAATTAATAGCTGCTATGGAAAAAGACGAGGATCAAGCTAGAAAGATTATACAGAACCATTATATATAG
- a CDS encoding M3 family oligoendopeptidase, giving the protein MSTWDLTFFYSSPEDKKIKEDFEESLRQIKKLRQQYYDKLSDPSLTPNELKNFFQEFENVLKTHNFTYQYCHLLYDSNTQDETAQKLYEMAKDYDSKIEMESSFWKPRLLKQSDGKLNQLMNDQELKDYTHVLERLVESKSHILSEDAEKVLAAMYNSSRGGFEELYGRLTSSYTFKLEIDGEVKELTDPQVRALRRKPDVKLRRQAMKEFFKKYDEDSLIFEKTYNSIVKNYDTEASLRNFKKPISMRNLNNEVEDEIVETVIKVTTDKTPMVHRYYKWKGKKLGIEQTLADIYAPLAKVEKEYTFEEAQKIVLDSYYEFDEEIGEIVESFFKERRIDSEIRKGKRGGAYASYAIPNRKPFILLNFTGTLSDVSTLAHELGHGVHGTLASEQNIWNYHPPLTMAEVASVFGEMLVMDKILPTLAEEERTAYLASNVEGMFSTMFRQNMIARFEISSHNLIEQNGSANWKELAELYKNELEIMFGDSVMIPQEYYYEWASIPHIYRTPFYVYAYNFANLLVLALYQQYKVEGKSFVPKYKELLRSGAKDSPKELLKKIGIDISKRDFWERGFEFIEKEFINKLD; this is encoded by the coding sequence TTGTCTACTTGGGATTTAACATTTTTTTATTCTTCACCAGAAGATAAAAAGATTAAAGAAGATTTTGAAGAAAGCTTAAGGCAAATCAAAAAGTTACGGCAACAGTACTATGACAAACTATCGGACCCTTCTTTGACTCCAAATGAATTGAAAAACTTTTTCCAAGAGTTTGAGAATGTTTTAAAAACGCATAATTTTACTTACCAGTATTGTCACTTGCTTTATGATTCCAACACCCAAGATGAAACTGCTCAAAAACTCTATGAGATGGCTAAAGATTACGATTCGAAAATAGAAATGGAATCATCTTTTTGGAAGCCGAGGTTATTGAAGCAAAGTGATGGAAAGCTAAACCAATTAATGAATGACCAGGAATTGAAAGATTACACTCATGTGCTTGAACGTCTTGTTGAATCAAAAAGCCATATTTTAAGTGAAGATGCTGAAAAAGTACTAGCTGCAATGTACAATTCATCACGTGGAGGCTTTGAAGAACTGTATGGCCGATTAACAAGTTCTTATACCTTCAAGTTAGAGATCGATGGTGAAGTTAAAGAATTAACAGATCCACAAGTAAGAGCTTTAAGAAGAAAACCCGATGTAAAATTAAGACGTCAAGCTATGAAAGAATTTTTTAAAAAGTATGACGAAGATAGCCTCATCTTCGAAAAAACATACAATTCTATCGTAAAGAATTACGACACAGAGGCTAGTTTGAGGAACTTCAAAAAACCAATTTCTATGAGAAACTTGAATAACGAAGTTGAAGATGAAATTGTGGAGACCGTTATAAAGGTTACAACTGACAAAACACCTATGGTTCACCGATATTACAAATGGAAAGGCAAAAAATTGGGGATAGAGCAAACGCTTGCAGATATCTATGCACCTTTGGCAAAGGTGGAAAAAGAATATACTTTTGAAGAGGCACAGAAGATTGTCTTAGATTCATATTACGAGTTTGATGAAGAGATTGGAGAAATAGTTGAGTCCTTCTTTAAAGAAAGAAGAATAGATTCGGAAATAAGAAAAGGTAAAAGAGGCGGAGCTTACGCTTCTTACGCAATTCCTAATAGAAAACCGTTTATTTTGTTAAATTTTACTGGAACTCTTTCCGATGTAAGCACTTTAGCACATGAGCTGGGACATGGGGTACATGGAACTTTGGCATCTGAACAAAATATTTGGAATTATCACCCACCTTTAACTATGGCTGAAGTTGCCTCAGTGTTTGGCGAGATGCTGGTCATGGATAAGATATTACCCACCTTGGCGGAAGAAGAAAGAACGGCTTATCTTGCCTCGAATGTTGAAGGAATGTTCTCGACAATGTTCAGGCAAAATATGATTGCAAGATTCGAAATATCCTCTCACAATTTGATAGAACAAAATGGTAGCGCAAATTGGAAAGAACTTGCAGAACTTTATAAAAACGAATTAGAAATTATGTTTGGTGATTCAGTAATGATACCACAAGAGTATTACTATGAATGGGCAAGCATACCTCATATTTATAGAACACCTTTTTACGTATACGCATACAATTTTGCTAATTTATTAGTTCTAGCATTGTATCAACAATACAAAGTTGAAGGAAAATCTTTTGTACCGAAATACAAAGAATTGCTTAGAAGTGGTGCAAAAGATTCACCGAAAGAATTATTGAAAAAAATCGGAATAGATATTTCAAAAAGAGATTTTTGGGAAAGAGGTTTCGAATTTATAGAAAAAGAATTTATCAATAAATTAGATTGA
- a CDS encoding CBS domain-containing protein encodes MVPKIIITTHKNADFDGFAACVAASLIYDDSVIVLEGEPQQNLKEFLNIYDIQYEKENNFKKDYQEEIKNHKFEKVVIVDTADIDRIPAFIKSLIEQGIEVDIYDHHPELKEQNIKGNNYSKEVGSATTLVVQKLLENHVVLPDTYETLFLIAIHEDTGNFVYSTTTPLEHQISAELLKGGARIEEVEEFVSLEMTKEQKELFDKLYNNVQELTLEEVTIHITYSGIDKFIGGLNVITHKLFEALTPDVLFVVVKMGKSIYIVARSRVEVIDLNKILSLFGGGGHKKAGSAKTKGLRIQEVIDKIKKELRSSFVPVLKAKHIMSSPVRTILSFETVERAHELMFQTGHSGLPVISDNKLVGIVTKKDIEKAMKHGLKKAPVKAIMSTNLKVVDVETSLTQVRRIMAEADIGRIPVLKDGILVGIITRTDLLRATNGVFNFSLSPILEEKYKSLNLKEDMEKTLPPSILNLLKLIGLYGNELGINVYVVGGFVRDLLLAIRSKLNGAKKSIPYDIDVVVEGDGLLFGKYVAKQLRAKYVEHPKFHTCSIFYRNGENKIIRIDIATARTEYYEEAGELPKVELSTIKKDLYRRDFSINAMAIKLNSGSFGMLLDFFNCRKDLEEGRIRILYPLSFIEDPTRILRAIRFEQRFGFEIEPNTLSKLEEAVANGYLEKVTGMRIREELEKILEEPEPMKAIKRMGKMKIIFHLFERTYYSPTMEKDLEKLFDVKNYFKNNLSNYLNKVRLFHLVLYVLLQYTPEESLKKITARYGLPKDFIKNLMQVKNVYNEISNELKNKEKISKLSYYYEKTNGFQNEQLIFLAVKLPEELLGKYYEYLRKIEKLKLSITGEDLLKKGYEGVQIKTKLEEIKKKLLNGEIQPGEEKYLI; translated from the coding sequence TTGGTTCCTAAAATTATAATAACTACCCATAAAAATGCTGATTTTGATGGTTTTGCTGCATGTGTTGCTGCATCATTAATATATGATGATTCTGTTATTGTTCTTGAAGGAGAACCTCAGCAAAATCTGAAGGAATTTTTGAATATATACGATATTCAATACGAAAAAGAAAATAATTTTAAAAAAGATTATCAAGAAGAGATAAAAAATCACAAATTCGAAAAAGTTGTGATTGTTGATACTGCAGATATCGATAGAATACCTGCATTTATAAAATCTCTAATTGAACAAGGAATAGAAGTTGACATATATGATCATCATCCTGAGTTAAAAGAGCAAAATATCAAAGGTAATAATTATTCTAAAGAAGTAGGAAGTGCTACTACATTAGTTGTTCAAAAATTATTAGAAAACCATGTAGTTCTTCCCGATACCTATGAAACGCTTTTTTTAATAGCAATCCACGAAGATACTGGAAATTTTGTTTATTCCACAACGACCCCATTAGAGCATCAAATCTCTGCAGAACTATTAAAAGGCGGTGCAAGGATAGAAGAAGTAGAAGAATTTGTCTCATTAGAAATGACAAAAGAACAAAAAGAGCTTTTTGACAAACTCTATAACAATGTACAAGAACTTACTTTAGAAGAAGTAACAATACATATTACTTATTCTGGAATAGACAAATTTATAGGTGGGTTAAACGTTATAACCCATAAATTGTTTGAAGCGCTGACTCCAGATGTTTTATTTGTTGTTGTGAAAATGGGGAAAAGCATATATATAGTTGCAAGATCAAGGGTCGAAGTAATAGATTTAAATAAAATCCTATCTTTATTTGGTGGAGGAGGCCATAAAAAAGCTGGTTCAGCCAAAACAAAAGGTCTTAGAATACAAGAGGTTATTGATAAAATTAAAAAAGAGTTAAGATCCTCTTTTGTCCCAGTTTTAAAAGCAAAGCATATTATGTCATCTCCCGTAAGAACCATATTATCATTTGAAACAGTAGAAAGGGCTCATGAATTGATGTTTCAAACAGGGCATTCTGGGCTCCCTGTAATTTCTGACAATAAATTAGTGGGTATTGTAACTAAAAAAGATATAGAAAAGGCAATGAAACATGGTTTAAAAAAAGCACCTGTTAAAGCTATAATGAGTACTAACTTAAAAGTTGTTGATGTAGAAACTTCGCTGACTCAAGTAAGAAGGATCATGGCAGAGGCAGACATCGGTAGAATTCCCGTTTTAAAAGATGGTATACTTGTAGGCATAATAACTAGAACAGACCTTTTAAGGGCGACTAACGGAGTTTTTAATTTTTCACTTAGCCCAATTTTAGAAGAAAAGTATAAATCGTTAAATTTAAAAGAAGATATGGAAAAAACCCTACCCCCATCTATTCTTAATCTTTTAAAACTTATCGGTTTGTATGGGAATGAGTTAGGGATAAACGTATATGTAGTAGGGGGATTTGTCAGAGATCTTTTGCTGGCGATTAGATCTAAATTAAACGGTGCAAAAAAGTCCATACCTTACGATATAGATGTGGTAGTGGAAGGGGATGGCTTGTTGTTTGGGAAATATGTTGCCAAACAATTGAGGGCAAAGTATGTTGAACACCCTAAATTTCACACCTGCTCAATTTTTTATAGAAATGGGGAAAATAAGATAATAAGGATTGATATTGCAACTGCAAGAACAGAATATTATGAAGAAGCAGGAGAACTACCTAAAGTAGAGTTATCAACTATTAAAAAAGATTTATACAGAAGGGATTTTTCGATAAACGCTATGGCCATAAAGCTTAATTCAGGTTCTTTTGGAATGCTCTTGGATTTTTTTAATTGTAGAAAAGATCTTGAAGAAGGCAGAATTAGGATACTTTATCCCCTCTCTTTTATTGAAGATCCTACAAGAATACTTAGAGCTATAAGGTTTGAACAAAGATTTGGATTTGAAATTGAGCCTAATACCTTATCAAAATTGGAAGAAGCCGTAGCAAATGGATATTTGGAAAAAGTAACTGGAATGAGGATAAGAGAGGAATTAGAGAAAATACTAGAAGAACCTGAACCTATGAAAGCAATAAAAAGAATGGGTAAAATGAAAATAATTTTTCACTTGTTTGAAAGAACTTACTACTCACCAACAATGGAAAAAGATTTAGAAAAACTTTTTGATGTTAAAAATTACTTCAAAAACAACTTATCGAATTATCTGAATAAAGTCAGACTATTCCACTTAGTTTTATACGTTCTGTTGCAATACACTCCAGAAGAATCTCTCAAAAAAATTACAGCAAGATATGGGTTACCCAAAGATTTTATTAAAAATCTCATGCAAGTAAAAAACGTATATAATGAAATTTCTAATGAGTTAAAAAACAAAGAAAAAATATCAAAATTGTCTTATTATTATGAAAAAACCAACGGTTTTCAAAATGAACAATTAATTTTTTTAGCTGTAAAGCTTCCAGAAGAATTATTAGGAAAATACTATGAATATTTAAGAAAAATCGAGAAATTAAAACTCTCCATTACGGGAGAAGATTTACTAAAGAAAGGATACGAAGGAGTTCAAATTAAAACAAAGTTAGAAGAAATAAAGAAAAAGCTCTTGAATGGCGAAATACAACCTGGCGAAGAAAAATATTTGATTTAA
- the argJ gene encoding bifunctional glutamate N-acetyltransferase/amino-acid acetyltransferase ArgJ, which produces MVLPLGFKVWGIHCGIKKFKKDLGLIYSEKKANASAVFTTNKVKAAPVLLSMKNIKNNEIQAVIVNSGNANACTGTKGYSDAVSMAEKTAQILNLKSEDVFVCSTGVIGVPLPIEKILNGIESLAKNHNFENNDLVSFAQAIMTTDTFPKIYSTQVVIGGKKITLTGVAKGSGMIHPNMATMLSFILTDANISKSALNKALKQTVDDSFNLITVDGDTSTNDTVLILANKQANNQEIIEDSHEYKLFQKALYEVVESLAKKIVIDGEGATKFFEVQVKNAKTKEDAKLISRSIAKSNLVKTAIHGEDANWGRVLAAAGYSGGNFDPDKVDVWFQSCLGKIQPCQDGHFIEFNEINAKEILSEKELKIIVDLKDGEENAKSWGCDLTSKYVEINGGYRT; this is translated from the coding sequence ATTGTTTTACCTTTGGGTTTCAAAGTCTGGGGAATTCATTGTGGAATCAAGAAGTTTAAAAAAGATTTAGGACTGATATATTCAGAAAAAAAGGCTAATGCCTCGGCTGTTTTTACAACGAACAAAGTTAAAGCGGCTCCAGTTCTTTTGAGTATGAAGAACATTAAGAATAATGAAATACAAGCGGTTATTGTGAATAGTGGTAACGCAAACGCTTGCACCGGTACAAAAGGGTATTCAGATGCAGTAAGTATGGCAGAGAAAACAGCTCAGATCTTAAATTTAAAGTCAGAAGATGTATTTGTATGTTCAACAGGTGTTATAGGTGTTCCATTGCCGATTGAAAAAATTTTAAACGGCATAGAATCGTTGGCAAAAAATCATAATTTTGAAAATAACGATCTTGTAAGTTTTGCACAAGCGATAATGACAACAGATACCTTTCCAAAAATTTATTCCACTCAAGTTGTGATTGGAGGCAAAAAGATCACTCTTACTGGGGTTGCCAAAGGTTCAGGCATGATTCATCCCAATATGGCTACCATGTTGTCTTTCATTTTGACAGATGCAAACATTTCTAAATCTGCTTTGAATAAGGCCTTAAAGCAAACCGTAGATGATTCTTTCAACTTGATAACGGTTGATGGTGATACAAGTACCAACGACACGGTTCTTATTTTGGCCAATAAGCAAGCAAATAATCAAGAAATTATAGAAGATTCTCATGAATACAAATTATTTCAAAAAGCACTTTATGAAGTAGTTGAAAGTTTGGCAAAAAAAATTGTGATAGATGGGGAAGGTGCAACTAAATTTTTTGAAGTACAAGTAAAAAACGCGAAGACGAAAGAAGATGCTAAATTGATCTCAAGGTCTATAGCTAAGTCTAATCTAGTCAAAACAGCAATTCATGGAGAGGATGCTAATTGGGGTAGGGTGTTAGCAGCTGCAGGTTATTCAGGAGGAAACTTTGATCCCGATAAGGTGGATGTCTGGTTTCAAAGTTGTTTAGGAAAGATTCAACCTTGCCAAGATGGCCATTTTATAGAGTTTAATGAAATTAATGCAAAAGAAATTTTAAGTGAAAAAGAATTAAAAATTATTGTGGATTTAAAAGATGGTGAAGAGAATGCCAAATCTTGGGGATGTGACCTTACTTCTAAATATGTAGAAATAAATGGAGGGTACAGAACATGA
- the argB gene encoding acetylglutamate kinase, with product MIKAEKFSDEISKAEVLVEALPYIKKFAGSIAVIKFGGNAMKDSQIKSMVAKDIVLMKYVGLNPVVVHGGGPDINKMLTSLNIETKFVNGLRVTDEKVMEIVEMVLVGKVNKEITSLINKIGGKAVGLSGKDANLLLADKDLSQGDLGYVGKLINVNKEVILNLIEKDYIPVIAPCAIGKDGKTYNVNADMAAGKIASSLNADKFVLLTDVEGILKNKEDEESVISRLSYNEAKGLLNSEFITGGMIPKLKCCIQALEDGVKRAHIIDGRIPHALLLEIYTDKGVGTMIAKEVYDNDNL from the coding sequence ATGATAAAAGCTGAAAAGTTTTCAGATGAGATATCTAAAGCGGAAGTTTTGGTCGAAGCGTTACCTTACATAAAAAAATTTGCGGGAAGTATAGCCGTTATTAAATTTGGGGGGAACGCCATGAAAGATTCACAAATTAAATCGATGGTCGCAAAAGATATCGTACTTATGAAATATGTTGGGCTAAATCCTGTTGTCGTTCATGGTGGAGGGCCAGATATCAATAAAATGCTTACGAGTTTGAATATAGAAACAAAATTTGTAAATGGATTAAGGGTAACTGATGAAAAAGTTATGGAAATAGTAGAGATGGTGTTGGTTGGTAAGGTAAATAAAGAGATTACATCGTTGATAAATAAAATAGGGGGAAAGGCTGTTGGATTGAGTGGGAAAGATGCAAATTTATTGTTGGCAGACAAAGATTTGTCCCAAGGGGATTTGGGTTATGTTGGTAAGTTAATAAATGTGAATAAGGAAGTAATTTTGAATTTAATTGAAAAAGATTATATCCCTGTGATTGCTCCTTGTGCGATTGGGAAAGATGGAAAAACTTATAACGTCAATGCCGATATGGCTGCAGGTAAGATTGCTTCTTCTTTGAATGCAGATAAATTTGTTTTATTGACAGATGTAGAAGGCATCTTGAAAAACAAAGAAGATGAAGAAAGTGTGATTTCTAGACTGTCATATAATGAAGCAAAAGGTTTACTGAATTCTGAGTTTATCACTGGTGGAATGATTCCCAAGTTAAAATGTTGCATCCAAGCCCTAGAAGACGGAGTGAAAAGGGCACATATAATTGATGGACGAATTCCTCATGCTTTGCTTTTAGAGATATACACAGACAAAGGTGTGGGAACTATGATAGCGAAGGAGGTATATGATAATGACAATCTCTGA
- a CDS encoding acetylornithine transaminase codes for MTISEDKKYVMNTYSRFPITLVQGKGIKVWDENGNEYLDFVAGIAVNALGHSHSAIVESVKSQVDKLIHISNLYWNSNQIELAKMICEKSFGKSVFFCNSGAEANEAAIKLARKYGRTKYNGRRYKIITAKNSFHGRTYGALTATAQPKYHKNFEPLLEGFESVEYNDINSLKSAIDENTCAVMLEVIQGEGGINEAKDEYLQQVRKLCDENDLLLIFDEVQTGIGRTGKLFAYEHSGVVPDVMTLAKALGGGFPIGVLVVNEKADVFTPGDHGSTFGGNPLACAVGMAVMKNVAQESFLNMVKENGEFFKNQLLAMKEKHSIIDKVKGKGLMIGVKLDIEDGSDIVKKAMEKGLLINLLNHNVLRFVPPLIITKEEIAKGMNILEEVFLEMGY; via the coding sequence ATGACAATCTCTGAAGATAAAAAGTATGTAATGAATACTTATTCAAGATTCCCTATAACTTTAGTTCAAGGGAAAGGGATAAAGGTTTGGGATGAAAACGGTAATGAGTACTTAGATTTCGTAGCTGGGATCGCTGTTAATGCTTTGGGGCATTCTCACTCTGCAATTGTTGAATCGGTAAAATCACAAGTTGACAAATTAATCCATATTTCTAACCTATATTGGAATAGCAATCAAATAGAATTAGCCAAAATGATCTGCGAAAAATCCTTTGGAAAAAGTGTCTTTTTTTGCAACAGTGGAGCAGAGGCGAATGAAGCTGCAATTAAGTTGGCAAGAAAATATGGGAGAACTAAGTACAATGGGCGAAGATACAAAATTATCACGGCAAAGAACTCATTTCATGGAAGAACCTACGGTGCATTGACGGCAACAGCCCAGCCAAAATATCACAAGAACTTCGAACCTCTATTGGAAGGATTTGAAAGCGTAGAGTACAACGATATAAATTCTTTAAAGTCCGCAATTGATGAAAATACATGTGCTGTAATGTTGGAGGTTATCCAAGGTGAAGGGGGAATAAACGAAGCAAAAGATGAATATCTTCAACAAGTTAGAAAACTTTGTGATGAGAACGACCTTCTTTTGATTTTTGACGAAGTCCAAACAGGGATAGGAAGAACTGGAAAACTTTTTGCCTATGAACATTCTGGAGTGGTACCCGATGTGATGACCCTTGCAAAAGCCTTAGGTGGTGGTTTCCCTATCGGTGTGCTTGTTGTGAATGAAAAAGCTGACGTATTTACACCAGGGGATCATGGATCAACATTTGGTGGGAACCCGTTAGCCTGTGCAGTTGGCATGGCTGTGATGAAAAACGTTGCACAAGAATCTTTTCTGAATATGGTGAAAGAAAATGGTGAATTTTTCAAAAATCAATTATTAGCAATGAAGGAAAAACATTCAATAATTGACAAAGTTAAGGGAAAAGGTTTGATGATCGGAGTCAAGTTAGACATAGAAGATGGCAGTGATATAGTAAAAAAAGCTATGGAAAAAGGACTTTTGATAAATCTTTTAAATCACAATGTTTTAAGATTCGTCCCTCCTCTTATAATCACAAAAGAAGAGATAGCCAAGGGTATGAATATTCTCGAAGAAGTTTTTTTAGAAATGGGGTATTAA